From Rana temporaria chromosome 5, aRanTem1.1, whole genome shotgun sequence:
TTTATGAGGTACAGTATGAAAAACCTTACTGCACACTTAAAGCTTCTAAAGATATAAGGTAATAGAATTCTGAATACTCCGCCGGAATTATTGAAAAATAACGCATTCACCTGCATAAAGGCACAATGCCAGGAACGTTATTTGTTTTCCtgcaacaaaattaaaaaataccttTACGGAGTTAGACAAAACAGGATTTACATATACATAACAAACAAATTCTGTAAGGTGCAGAAATTCTGTAAAGTCCAGAAATTCTTGAGAAAATTATCCTAAAAAATAATTTGATATCATTAGTAATATTGCAAAAAGAAATAGTTTATTTATGTGTTTAGTACCAGTATTTGCCAAAACCAACATTAATAATCATCATAAATATCCACTGAAACAAAATCAGGtagttttattataataaataaggaaaaatacAAGCTTAACGTGAGTTTTTAGGCACACCAAAATCTGCATTTAGTATATTCTTTTAACCTTAAATTAAAAGGGGCCTTAACACATCTTGAAATGCACTGGATTGTCTTTTGGGTTTGTCTGAACGGAATAACCATATCTGGTGTGGTGCTGCTTTCCTCCTATAAAGAACTGAATCATCCACAAGGCAACGGGTTTGGTGGATGTCCAGGGGGCTTGCCATAACGTTCCTACTCCTGCAATAAACTAGAGGGATAGCACAAATGGTCAAAGTTGTGCACCTGTTACTGATTCACAAGGCGCATGCACTTGTAGGTTGTCCGTTTCAGAGCCTATTGCAATCCTTATTAATGTCAGTTGAAGAGATTAGGGCCAAAGCTACTACTTTGCCTAGGGCTCCATTCTGCCTTAACCTGTCTTTGCCCCTATACTCCCTGGATTACATCCAAAACAACTCCTACAAACCCCATTTGTGTATTAGAGCTGCCTAACCATGCCCACTGCACTCTACTTGATatatctttggcccagattctcatacatttacgttgctcctgggcagcgtaacatatgtgatttacgttacaccgccgcatgtttacaggtttacagcctgattctcagaacacttacctgtaaacttgcggcggtgtatggttaaatcgctcccgcgccgagcgtactgcgcatgctccgtcgggtaaattacccgacgtgcattgcgctaaatgacgtcgccccgacgtcatttgctagacgtttacgtaaatggcgtccagcgccattcacggacgtcttacgcaaacaacgtaatttttttaaaattcgacgcgggaacgacggccatacttaacattggttgcccctcctaatagcaggggcaaccttacgcgtcgcgtacgctacggaaacgacgtaaattctcagcgtcgaccgcgcgtatgttcgggaatctcgcgtaattacctcatttgcacagacgacggggaaaacgacgatgcgacacctagcggcgggaaaaaaaattgcttttaagatctgacagcgtaagagccttacgcctgtcagatctaatgggtatctatgcgtaactgattctaagaatcagtcgcatagatacccagggccagatgaggagttacgacggcgcaaatggtgttgcgccgtcgtaacgcctttgagaatctgggcctatattcctTACAGCACAATCCAGGCAACTTTTGGATTGAGAACATCTCACTTTCACCTttcagataacaataaaaatctaGCTAGGATTGCAACATATTCCCACTCTATCCAAGGTTAACAAAAcaattttggctttagatatccTTTAACTTTGACTTAGCCCTGAAATGTAACCCTTTATCTGACCCTTAACTTTACCCCAACCTTATCCTCACAcatgcacttaaagtggaagtttaggCAAAAACTAACTTTAACTCTGCCACATTCTAAGACTAatttatctagccctgtaaagaaaaaatcgctGTACCTTTTCTGTAGCGGATCCGGTCCAGTCTCCAGGGCAAGATGCTGTGTGCAGGAGAGAACTTCCCTGGCGTGGAGTGCCAGGGAAGTGACAACACCAATAAATTTAGTATGAGGCTTCCCTTGTCCTGCACATGCTTACACACTGAAGCCGATGCTGACAGCTCAGGGTTGGACTCGACCAGAACAGCTGCAGAACAGGCAAGTACACcaatttttgctttacaggaCTAAATAGATTAGTCTTAGAATGTGGCATAGAGTAGGATTAGAGTTAGTTTTTGCCTAAACTTCCAATTTTTTAACCCTTAACACGTACAGCCCAgccaaaaactttttatttttttagatatagTGTAGAGCAGTAGGAATTTCTATTGTGTTTTATTGCTGTTTTGGTCTCAGCCGGGGGGGATTATCTTTAATATCTTGTCCTGGTAACATGGAGCCACAGGGGCAAGAAGCGATAGCAAATCTCTCCAGAGGGGGCATAAATAGCAGAAACATATGTTTTTAATGTAGCTGGAAAAGGTTAGAACGTCTGTATTTTTATTGGGGCATCTGTGCCTTTCTGTCCTGATGATCCACATTATCCTTATTTGTGAATGGTTATCATAGGCTAGTAAAGTGAGGAACAATCTCCTAAAGAAACTACGGACAGTTTTTAACCCTTTACTACTTTAGAGTAAGAAAAAGGTTTCAACTGGACTTGGGATTAACCATAAAGCAGAAGTAGATAATTAGCCCCCTAAATTTCAACTCTTAAACTTAATTTCTAGCCCTAACTCCTTCTAATCTGTGCTTATCTTTTCTTCTCAAAATCAATCCCTTCTTAAACCAGGATCGTCACCAAAACAAATCTGCATGGCGGTACAgacctaaaaaaaattaaggattCACTAGACTTCTGAACCAATGTCTGAATGAGTGCTAAGAATTTCACCACATCATTCTTTGTTGCACAATCTTACGCAGTGCAGTATAGCCAAGTATTCAGTAGTCCAGCAATGGAGGTGAGGTATCTCTGTCTCTAGGACTCTCCCAAGCCCTCACTTCATCACAAATGATCTTGACCCACATTGTGAAGAAAGCACATCGGATTCTTCAAGTCTTGGGTGGAATAGGTTTGTAAAGACAAGCTTATTTATGTTACTGTATACGTCCAACAGCTAACCACTCTATCATTTCTAATTTTATTAGATTAAGTTGAGTGAGTTAGGGCATGATCCCTTGCGGAGTCTTTTTTAATCTCCTGTGAAGGGATTTGCCCATAAGGGCAGCAGAACAGGCAGTTTTCTTTTCGTATTTAGCATGGTGGCAAGTAGTGTTTATGTTCTAAAAATGTCTccttccatgaaaaaaaaaaaaagtgatagttTAAATAGCTTCCACCTAAATTGTCCATACTTTTTGGTACCTGACAGGGGTTAATGTATTTCTATAAAGCTCCATGAGAAAACAGATTAAATATAAAAATTTGTAGGGCTATGCATCTATGAGTGGAGGTCACACAGGTCAACCATGTAACAGCATCATAACACTGCCTTATCCAAAATATGCCCAGTATGCTCCGGGAGCTCAGGAATCAGAGCGCACACAGTATGCAAATCCTGAAACAGTTAGGAATCCCACCTCTACCCACAACGCAATGGGGGCAACTTAAAAGACACACTGCATGGAAAGGTGAAGCACAGTGAAGGAAtccttggttgtcaccagaaccagTATTCCcagtggaagatttcccctctattccagtTCTGGTGATCTGGTATTTTCTTTTATTGTCACTCTTAGTGATAATGGTAAATAAGACAAACAGAGAGGGTAAATCTTTGtaacggggaacagacagctataaaaaccagacaggtgttctaatcgcTCTTCTCgctattcaaaactaaaacaaaaaaatgcctttagttatactttaaaccaTGAGTGTGGGGCAGAGTTGTAAATGACATACATAATTTGCATGCTCTGAATAATAGAAGTCATTTTGTGCACTTGGAATAGTTTTTTGACAAGACAGTGGTAAGTACTAACACCTTGTGGTGGCTTAACACTATTCCAGTTTGTAAAGTGTCACCTAGTTCATGATAATAACAGTCTATTACATCATATCTAATGTCAAAAAAGGGTTTAAAATGATCAATCAGGCTTTTGTGGAAAATTGTGGTCTTTCTTCTACATTGAGAAGAAAACATGATCAGTTAAATGTTCGGACATAAAAAGACACCTCAAATAAAAACGCTGTTAGATTTCAAGGGACAACAAAAGTCACAATTAAGGGAttccataaaaaaagaaaaaaaaatggcatttcagATGTAGAGTGGAGTTAATCTTCATAATTACGTTTGACGGAAGATGACATAAGAACTCAACACCAATGTTTTCACCACTGTAATCCAGAGAACATGTGGAAACTGGGAGACCTCACTGTCGAGTAGTTCAGGGTGAGTATGTTTTGCAAAGTTTACAAAGTGTGAACTTCAGAAATTTCCACTTTGAACTCGAGGGGCTGCAGACTGTGTACTTGAGTGCTACACTTAGGGCATGTGAAATACATATCAGCCATGTAATTACTTTTAATACAGTAGTAGCAGAAGACATGGCTGCAGCCAATGGTATGTGGCATCGTTGGCCATTCCCCACACAAGCAGCATTCCTTACAAAGGGCCACTAGAGATGGATCAGTAAAAGAGAGCCCTTTGACTGGCTTAAACCAGGAAAACATCTTCGATTTCAGTTTGTGTGTGTTGATCAGAGGCAAAAGGAAGATCAGAAATTCAGAAAATCCATGCCACAAAATTTCTCTATTCATGTACTCAAACCCAACCTGCCGAATGGTTTGAGGTTTGCTGAATACTGACCGGATTCCTAAAAGGCGTTCAGCCAGTGTGGCAAACTTTCCTTGCTGCAAGAAAACCAAGAAATTAAGCAGTCCACAAATCTTCAGGAGGCCAGACACAACATTAATAAAGTACTTTGTTCTCTGAA
This genomic window contains:
- the PEX2 gene encoding peroxisome biogenesis factor 2, whose amino-acid sequence is MAVAENNMEDINPVLRISQLDAIELNKALEQLIWSQFNSCFQGFKPGLLSRFEPEIKAFLWLFLWRYTVYSKNATVGQSILSIQYKNDLSQTKTYRPLNKQQKLWFALFTVGGKWLEERSYDLFSNHPFGSSFQRTKYFINVVSGLLKICGLLNFLVFLQQGKFATLAERLLGIRSVFSKPQTIRQVGFEYMNREILWHGFSEFLIFLLPLINTHKLKSKMFSWFKPVKGLSFTDPSLVALCKECCLCGEWPTMPHTIGCSHVFCYYCIKSNYMADMYFTCPKCSTQVHSLQPLEFKVEISEVHTL